The Elgaria multicarinata webbii isolate HBS135686 ecotype San Diego chromosome 4, rElgMul1.1.pri, whole genome shotgun sequence genome contains a region encoding:
- the SIX3 gene encoding homeobox protein SIX3 isoform X1, with protein MVFRSPLELYPTHFFLPNFPSDPHHHHRSLLLASGGSSSGAGGGGGGSSGGSSSAATGCSAGSAGGGGGGGGGGGASRGAPEELSMFQLPTLNFSPEQVASVCETLEETGDIERLGRFLWSLPVAPGACEAINKHESILRARAVVAFHTGNFRDLYHILENHKFTKESHGKLQAMWLEAHYQEAEKLRGRPLGPVDKYRVRKKFPLPRTIWDGEQKTHCFKERTRSLLREWYLQDPYPNPSKKRELAQATGLTPTQVGNWFKNRRQRDRAAAAKNRLQHQAIGQSGMRSLSEPGCPTHSSAESPSTAASPTTSVSSLTERAETGTSILSVTSSDSECDV; from the exons ATGGTGTTCAGATCCCCTTTAGAGCTTTATCCCACCCATTTCTTTCTGCCAAACTTCCCCAGCGAcccgcaccaccaccaccgctcgCTCCTTCtggccagcggtggcagcagctccggagctggaggcggcggcggtggcagcagcggcggcagcagcagtgccgCCACCGGTTGTAGCGCCGGATCAgccggtggtggtggcggcggcggcggcggaggaggcgccTCGCGAGGAGCCCCGGAAGAACTGTCCATGTTCCAGCTGCCCACGCTCAACTTCTCTCCGGAGCAAGTGGCCAGTGTCTGCGAGACGCTGGAGGAGACGGGAGACATCGAGAGGCTGGGCCGGTTCCTCTGGTCCTTGCCGGTAGCGCCCGGGGCATGCGAGGCCATCAACAAGCACGAGTCGATCCTCCGCGCCCGGGCGGTGGTGGCCTTCCACACGGGCAACTTCCGAGACCTTTACCACAtcctggagaaccacaagttcaCCAAGGAGTCGCACGGCAAGCTGCAGGCCATGTGGCTCGAAGCGCACTACCAGGAAGCCGAGAAGCTGCGCGGGCGCCCCTTGGGGCCCGTCGACAAGTACCGCGTCCGCAAGAAGTTCCCGCTGCCCCGGACCATCTGGGACGGCGAGCAGAAGACGCACTGCTTCAAGGAGCGGACTCGCAGCCTCCTGAGGGAGTGGTACCTCCAGGACCCCTATCCCAACCCCAGCAAGAAAAGGGAACTGGCCCAGGCTACCGGCCTCACCCCCACGCAAGTGGGCAACTGGTTCAAGAACCGGCGGCAGAGAGACCGGGCGGCGGCCGCCAAGAACAG GCTCCAGCACCAGGCGATCGGACAGAGCGGCATGCGGTCGTTATCAGAACCGGGGTGCCCGACCCACAGCTCGGCGGAGTCTCCGTCCACGGCGGCCAGTCCCACAACCAGCGTCTCCAGTTTGACAGAAAGAGCCGAGACAGGCACGTCCATCCTCTCGGTAACCTCCAGCGACTCAGAATGTGATGTATGA
- the SIX3 gene encoding homeobox protein SIX3 isoform X2: MVFRSPLELYPTHFFLPNFPSDPHHHHRSLLLASGGSSSGAGGGGGGSSGAGGGGGGGGGGGASRGAPEELSMFQLPTLNFSPEQVASVCETLEETGDIERLGRFLWSLPVAPGACEAINKHESILRARAVVAFHTGNFRDLYHILENHKFTKESHGKLQAMWLEAHYQEAEKLRGRPLGPVDKYRVRKKFPLPRTIWDGEQKTHCFKERTRSLLREWYLQDPYPNPSKKRELAQATGLTPTQVGNWFKNRRQRDRAAAAKNRLQHQAIGQSGMRSLSEPGCPTHSSAESPSTAASPTTSVSSLTERAETGTSILSVTSSDSECDV, translated from the exons ATGGTGTTCAGATCCCCTTTAGAGCTTTATCCCACCCATTTCTTTCTGCCAAACTTCCCCAGCGAcccgcaccaccaccaccgctcgCTCCTTCtggccagcggtggcagcagctccggagctggaggcggcggcggtggcagcagcggcg ccggtggtggtggcggcggcggcggcggaggaggcgccTCGCGAGGAGCCCCGGAAGAACTGTCCATGTTCCAGCTGCCCACGCTCAACTTCTCTCCGGAGCAAGTGGCCAGTGTCTGCGAGACGCTGGAGGAGACGGGAGACATCGAGAGGCTGGGCCGGTTCCTCTGGTCCTTGCCGGTAGCGCCCGGGGCATGCGAGGCCATCAACAAGCACGAGTCGATCCTCCGCGCCCGGGCGGTGGTGGCCTTCCACACGGGCAACTTCCGAGACCTTTACCACAtcctggagaaccacaagttcaCCAAGGAGTCGCACGGCAAGCTGCAGGCCATGTGGCTCGAAGCGCACTACCAGGAAGCCGAGAAGCTGCGCGGGCGCCCCTTGGGGCCCGTCGACAAGTACCGCGTCCGCAAGAAGTTCCCGCTGCCCCGGACCATCTGGGACGGCGAGCAGAAGACGCACTGCTTCAAGGAGCGGACTCGCAGCCTCCTGAGGGAGTGGTACCTCCAGGACCCCTATCCCAACCCCAGCAAGAAAAGGGAACTGGCCCAGGCTACCGGCCTCACCCCCACGCAAGTGGGCAACTGGTTCAAGAACCGGCGGCAGAGAGACCGGGCGGCGGCCGCCAAGAACAG GCTCCAGCACCAGGCGATCGGACAGAGCGGCATGCGGTCGTTATCAGAACCGGGGTGCCCGACCCACAGCTCGGCGGAGTCTCCGTCCACGGCGGCCAGTCCCACAACCAGCGTCTCCAGTTTGACAGAAAGAGCCGAGACAGGCACGTCCATCCTCTCGGTAACCTCCAGCGACTCAGAATGTGATGTATGA
- the SIX3 gene encoding homeobox protein SIX3 isoform X3 → MVFRSPLELYPTHFFLPNFPSDPHHHHRSLLLASGGRAPEELSMFQLPTLNFSPEQVASVCETLEETGDIERLGRFLWSLPVAPGACEAINKHESILRARAVVAFHTGNFRDLYHILENHKFTKESHGKLQAMWLEAHYQEAEKLRGRPLGPVDKYRVRKKFPLPRTIWDGEQKTHCFKERTRSLLREWYLQDPYPNPSKKRELAQATGLTPTQVGNWFKNRRQRDRAAAAKNRLQHQAIGQSGMRSLSEPGCPTHSSAESPSTAASPTTSVSSLTERAETGTSILSVTSSDSECDV, encoded by the exons ATGGTGTTCAGATCCCCTTTAGAGCTTTATCCCACCCATTTCTTTCTGCCAAACTTCCCCAGCGAcccgcaccaccaccaccgctcgCTCCTTCtggccagcggtggca GAGCCCCGGAAGAACTGTCCATGTTCCAGCTGCCCACGCTCAACTTCTCTCCGGAGCAAGTGGCCAGTGTCTGCGAGACGCTGGAGGAGACGGGAGACATCGAGAGGCTGGGCCGGTTCCTCTGGTCCTTGCCGGTAGCGCCCGGGGCATGCGAGGCCATCAACAAGCACGAGTCGATCCTCCGCGCCCGGGCGGTGGTGGCCTTCCACACGGGCAACTTCCGAGACCTTTACCACAtcctggagaaccacaagttcaCCAAGGAGTCGCACGGCAAGCTGCAGGCCATGTGGCTCGAAGCGCACTACCAGGAAGCCGAGAAGCTGCGCGGGCGCCCCTTGGGGCCCGTCGACAAGTACCGCGTCCGCAAGAAGTTCCCGCTGCCCCGGACCATCTGGGACGGCGAGCAGAAGACGCACTGCTTCAAGGAGCGGACTCGCAGCCTCCTGAGGGAGTGGTACCTCCAGGACCCCTATCCCAACCCCAGCAAGAAAAGGGAACTGGCCCAGGCTACCGGCCTCACCCCCACGCAAGTGGGCAACTGGTTCAAGAACCGGCGGCAGAGAGACCGGGCGGCGGCCGCCAAGAACAG GCTCCAGCACCAGGCGATCGGACAGAGCGGCATGCGGTCGTTATCAGAACCGGGGTGCCCGACCCACAGCTCGGCGGAGTCTCCGTCCACGGCGGCCAGTCCCACAACCAGCGTCTCCAGTTTGACAGAAAGAGCCGAGACAGGCACGTCCATCCTCTCGGTAACCTCCAGCGACTCAGAATGTGATGTATGA